Sequence from the Priestia megaterium genome:
CTAATCCAACAAATGTATAATAACTGTTGGGATCTTTCCAAAAAAAGCGTTCTTTATAAAACTGGTCATGTCCGTTCGCATAAAAAATAAGGGGGTCAATAGGTCTTACTTTTTTCACTAAACTGACCAATTTTGGCTGATTTTCATTTTTTGCACACTCAATCGCATCTTTAATGTATTCTTGTACTAACTGTTCGGTCGTTGCAATCACACTACGTCCCCCCGTTCATCTTTTTTTCTTAAGTCTGTAACTAACTTATTATAAACTTTCAGTTCAAAAAAATCTAGCATCGCGATTCATGAGAAAAAATTAATTTCGCTTGTCTAAATTATGCCTTTTCATTAAATGAATCAAAAATCTTTATGATCTATTTAGTACTCCTTAGACCTCGAGAACGTTATTTTTATCATACCCTTTTCTATACCCTTTAACTTTCTTTAATTTTCCACTCCTTTTCTCTCTTAGCTTCATGAATACCCCAAATACTCCTAATATGAATCGTGTTTTTTTGAATTTTTAACACATACTACAAAAGTACAATAAATTTTTAAGGGGGAGCTTCATGACACTTTCAAAACAAGAAATCAGTCAGTTAAAACAAAATTTACAGCAGCAGCAGGCTGATATTCAATCGCACTTTGACCAAAATGATCATTTTGGTCTAACTCGAAGCGACGCTCACGATGCTGTAGGAGAACTTTCAAGCTACGATAACCACCCTGGTGACACAGCCACGGAAACATACGAGCGTGAAAAAGACCTTGCACTAAATGAACATGCAAAACAAGAGCTACATGAAATAGAAGAAGCACTTCAGGCAATCGCTCACAGCACGTATGGGACATGCAAAGTATGTGGAGCAGATATCTCGTTTGAAAGACTTCAGGCTGTACCAACTACTTTATACTGTAGAGAACATAGCCCATCACAGAATATTCCAAAGCACAGACCTGTAGAAGAAAATGTTCTCCATCACCCATTTGGTCAATACGACTATGATGATACTGAAACGACAGGATATGACGCAGAAGATTCTTGGCAAGACGTTGCGCGTTACGGGACGTCTGAATCTCCTTCTGATTTTATAGAAGATACGTCTAACTATAGTGAAACCTATATTGAGGCAGATGAAGCTATCGGGTACGTTGAAGATTATGAAAACTTTGCCGCTACCGATTTATATGGACAGCCTCTTCCTATTTACCCTTCAAAAGAGCATGAGCGATACGAAAATGCACTGGATGAAGAAGGTACGATGACCATGTTCGGAGATTTACCGGCTTATGAGAAAGACCCATATACTGAAAAGGAGTAGTTCTTCATACTACTCTTTTTTCTATTTTTAGTAGGAGCTATAGGAGATGACATCGAATGAATAGGAGATTAGAATTAATAATGAGGTGAAAATGATGAATGCACATGAAATTGATTATAAATTGTATGGAGATGACATGCAGTTTGTTGAAATTGAATTAGATCCTTCAGAAAGTGTTATAGCAGAAGCTGGAGGAATGATGATGATGGAAGATGATATTGAGATGGAAACCATTTTTGGTGACGGTTCTTCCTCCATCAGCAGCGGGCTTTTTAATAAACTAAAAGGAGCTGGGAAACGCGTATTAACTGGTGAAAGTTTATTTATGACGGTATATACAAATAACGGATATCACAAACGAAAAGTATCTTTCGCTTCACCTTTTCCAGGTAAGATTATTCCTGTCGATTTAGAGCAGCTCGATCATAAAATCATTTGTCAAAAAAGCTCCTTTTTATGCGCTGCCAAAGGCGTATCCGTTGGCATTGATTTTCAAAAAAAACTAGGAACGGGCTTCTTTGGCGGTGAAGGTTTTATTATGCAAAAATTAGAAGGTAATGGCCTGGCATTTTTGCATGCAGGCGGCACCATTCATAAAAGGCAGCTGCAACCGGGTGAACGCCTTCGTGTGGATACTGGATGTTTAGTGGCCATGACCCGTGATGTAAACTACAACATCGAATATGTAGGGAAAATTAAAACAGCTCTGTTTGGAGGAGAAGGCATGTTTTTTGCTACTCTGTCAGGACCGGGAACAGTTTGGATTCAATCTCTTCCTTTTAGCCGACTAGCTGATCGCGTTTTATCAAGTGCAGTTTCACCAACGGGAGGTAAAGGTGAAGGTAGTATCCTTGGTTCTTTAGGTGATTTCTTAAACGGTGACAACAGATAAAATAAAAAAGGTGTAGTCTTTGACTACACCTTTTTTATTTATTGATTTAATAAATTTTTAGTGGAGTGAATTCCCCAAATATCAGATGCATATTCCTCAATCGTTCGATCACTAGAAAAAAAGCCGGAATGTGCAATGTTCGTAGCACTCATTTGAAGCCATTTATTTTCATTTCTATAAGCTTCGTTTACTTTTTGCTGGGCCGTAACGTATGAGTCAAAGTCACGGAGTACATAGTATTCATCATTTTGCATTAATAATGAATCATATATAGGCTCGAATAAGTCATATGTGTCAGGTAGGAAGCCGTTTGTAAGCTGCTCGAGTACTTGTCGAATCCGCTTATCATGATGGTAATAATCATAGGCACGGTATCCTCCATTTTGCTGATAGCTCAACACTTCTTCAGCTTTTAACCCAAAAATAAAGACATTATCTTTTCCTACTGCCTCGCTAATTTCGACGTTCGCTCCGT
This genomic interval carries:
- a CDS encoding TraR/DksA C4-type zinc finger protein; translation: MTLSKQEISQLKQNLQQQQADIQSHFDQNDHFGLTRSDAHDAVGELSSYDNHPGDTATETYEREKDLALNEHAKQELHEIEEALQAIAHSTYGTCKVCGADISFERLQAVPTTLYCREHSPSQNIPKHRPVEENVLHHPFGQYDYDDTETTGYDAEDSWQDVARYGTSESPSDFIEDTSNYSETYIEADEAIGYVEDYENFAATDLYGQPLPIYPSKEHERYENALDEEGTMTMFGDLPAYEKDPYTEKE
- a CDS encoding TIGR00266 family protein codes for the protein MNAHEIDYKLYGDDMQFVEIELDPSESVIAEAGGMMMMEDDIEMETIFGDGSSSISSGLFNKLKGAGKRVLTGESLFMTVYTNNGYHKRKVSFASPFPGKIIPVDLEQLDHKIICQKSSFLCAAKGVSVGIDFQKKLGTGFFGGEGFIMQKLEGNGLAFLHAGGTIHKRQLQPGERLRVDTGCLVAMTRDVNYNIEYVGKIKTALFGGEGMFFATLSGPGTVWIQSLPFSRLADRVLSSAVSPTGGKGEGSILGSLGDFLNGDNR